The Pan paniscus chromosome 1, NHGRI_mPanPan1-v2.0_pri, whole genome shotgun sequence genome has a segment encoding these proteins:
- the TNNI1 gene encoding LOW QUALITY PROTEIN: troponin I, slow skeletal muscle (The sequence of the model RefSeq protein was modified relative to this genomic sequence to represent the inferred CDS: substituted 1 base at 1 genomic stop codon), which translates to MCLISSFCILTLSPRLGSQGPAGQGQGFPLSLMNDSSVPPRCCLTATMPEVXRKPKITASRKLLLKSLMLAKAKECWEQEHEEREAEKVRYLAERIPTLQTRGLSLSALQDLCRELHAKVEVVDEERYDIEAKCLHNTREIKDLKLKVMDLRGKFKRPPLRRVRVSADAMLRALLGSKHKVSMDLRANLKSVKKEDTEKERPVEVGDWRKNVEAMSGMEGRKKMFDAAKSPTSQ; encoded by the exons ATGTgtctgatttcttccttttgtattctgactctgtctcctaggctgggctcccaaggcccagctgggcaggggcaggggtttccactttcccTCATGAATGATTCCTCTGTGCCCCCTAGGTGCTGTCTCACTGCCACCATGCCGGAAGTGTAA AGAAAACCCAAGATCACTGCCTCCCGCAAACTCTTGTTGAAG AGCCTGATGCTGGCCAAGGCCAAGGAATGCTGGGAGCAGGAGCACGAGGAGCGCGAGGCTGAGAAGGTGCGCTACCTGGCAGAGCGCATCCCCACGCTGCAGACCCGTGGCCTGTCCCTCAGCGCCCTGCAG GACCTGTGCCGGGAGCTGCACGCCAAGGTGGAGGTGGTGGATGAGGAGCGATATGACATTGAGGCCAAATGCCTCCACAACACCAGGGAG ATTAAGGACCTGAAGCTGAAGGTGATGGACCTCCGTGGGAAGTTCAAGCGCCCGCCCCTGCGTCGGGTCCGTGTCTCGGCTGACGCCATGCTCCGGGCCCTGCTGGGCTCCAAGCACAAGGTGTCCATGGATCTGCGGGCCAACCTCAAGTCTGTGAAGAAGGAAGACACAGAGAAG GAGCGGCCTGTGGAGGTGGGTGACTGGAGGAAGAACGTGGAGGCCATGTCTGGCATGGAAGGCCGGAAGAAGATGTTTGATGCCGCCAAGTCTCCGACCTCACAATAG